A single window of Candidatus Flexicrinis affinis DNA harbors:
- a CDS encoding tetratricopeptide repeat protein: MTTPEALFAQGKQQFEARENEAAVKTFEQLVAAAPSMSLYRAWYARSLARAKDTDRALAEAEKALAQDSQCAMAYHARGHARANKQDYDGAIADFSEAIRLDPTVAAAYYNRGVARDDKQDYDGAIADYNEAIRVDPAYAAAYNNRGVARDDKQDYDGAIADYNEAIRVDPKYAAAYNNRGNARKAKGDLDGAIADYNEAIRLDPKDALAYNNRGNARKAKGDLDGAIADYNEAIRLDPKFALAYNNRGLARYEKKDYDGAIADYNEAIRLDPKYALAYNNRGNARRAKGDLDGAIADYNEAIRLDPKYAAAYNNRGNARYAKQDYNGAIGDYNEAIRLDPKYAAAYHNRGLARYEKKDYDGAIADYNEAIRLDPKYAAAYNNRGLARKAKGDNDGAIADYNEAIRLDPKFALAYNNRENARKAKGDYDGAIADYTEVIRTNPNVPWVYRNRASMRYDKKDYKGAIADLTEAIRLDPTDTSAYNLRGSARYDLRDYDGAIADHSVAIRLNPKDMRAYLLRGCAYDEKKQFNKAFLDLAAAVRLNPNDAGYREILASVSHAGVSRYRMWCDTAGRHLDTSLLSQFDRSGEQYVDSHLCGFLWARDEMDRRRPDGSAYRARTGRHGTGYICVTDQALYITTFGTLTRKFPTYSTGGALGMFAGFVTRDMDQVKPEYTDQHWRVPWDSIDGIQPSTDPRKGESYVRILSGPNWELRPLIEEDFDAIVTLLNRGRAGTLITKIEPPASPSAPAPAQPPPPAQVQTPSEDIFEKIKKLDDLRQLGIISDAEFEAKKKDLLDRL; encoded by the coding sequence ATGACGACCCCGGAGGCGCTGTTCGCGCAAGGCAAGCAGCAGTTTGAGGCGCGCGAGAACGAAGCCGCCGTCAAGACGTTCGAGCAGCTTGTCGCCGCTGCGCCAAGTATGTCGCTGTACCGTGCGTGGTACGCGCGTTCGCTGGCCCGCGCGAAGGACACCGACCGCGCGTTGGCCGAAGCCGAGAAGGCGCTAGCGCAAGACAGCCAATGCGCGATGGCGTACCATGCACGGGGCCATGCGCGCGCCAACAAGCAAGACTACGACGGGGCGATCGCTGACTTCAGCGAGGCCATTCGCCTTGATCCTACGGTTGCCGCGGCCTACTACAACCGGGGGGTAGCGCGCGACGACAAGCAAGACTACGACGGGGCAATCGCCGACTACAACGAGGCCATCCGCGTCGACCCGGCGTATGCCGCGGCCTACAACAACCGGGGGGTAGCGCGCGACGACAAGCAAGACTACGACGGGGCAATCGCCGACTACAACGAGGCCATCCGCGTCGACCCGAAGTATGCCGCGGCCTACAACAACCGGGGAAATGCGCGCAAAGCCAAAGGCGATCTCGACGGGGCGATCGCCGACTACAACGAGGCCATCCGCCTCGACCCGAAGGATGCTTTGGCCTACAACAACCGGGGGAATGCGCGCAAAGCCAAAGGCGATCTCGACGGGGCGATCGCCGACTACAACGAAGCCATCCGCCTCGACCCGAAGTTTGCCTTGGCCTACAACAACCGGGGGCTTGCGCGCTACGAAAAGAAAGACTACGACGGGGCGATCGCCGACTACAACGAGGCCATCCGGCTCGACCCGAAGTATGCCTTGGCCTACAACAATCGGGGGAATGCGCGCAGAGCCAAAGGCGATCTCGACGGGGCAATCGCCGACTACAACGAGGCCATCCGCCTCGACCCGAAGTATGCCGCGGCCTACAACAATCGGGGGAATGCGCGCTACGCCAAGCAAGACTACAACGGGGCGATCGGCGACTACAACGAGGCCATCCGCCTCGACCCGAAGTATGCCGCGGCCTACCACAATCGGGGGCTTGCGCGCTACGAAAAGAAAGACTACGACGGGGCAATCGCCGACTACAACGAGGCCATCCGCCTCGACCCGAAGTATGCCGCGGCCTACAACAATCGGGGGCTTGCGCGCAAAGCCAAAGGCGACAACGACGGGGCGATCGCCGACTACAACGAAGCCATCCGCCTCGACCCGAAGTTTGCCTTGGCCTACAATAACCGGGAGAACGCACGCAAAGCCAAAGGCGACTACGATGGGGCGATCGCCGATTACACAGAAGTAATACGAACGAACCCCAATGTGCCTTGGGTTTACCGCAATCGAGCGAGCATGCGTTACGACAAGAAAGACTATAAGGGGGCGATTGCTGACTTGACAGAGGCTATCCGCCTTGATCCAACGGATACCTCAGCCTACAATCTCCGCGGAAGCGCACGTTATGACCTCCGCGACTACGACGGGGCAATTGCGGATCATTCCGTTGCGATTAGGCTTAATCCGAAGGACATGCGTGCATACTTACTTCGCGGCTGTGCTTATGACGAAAAGAAGCAGTTCAATAAGGCTTTCCTGGATTTGGCCGCAGCAGTGCGGCTAAATCCAAATGACGCAGGATATCGCGAAATCCTTGCTTCCGTGTCACACGCTGGCGTGTCCCGTTATCGTATGTGGTGCGACACAGCGGGCAGGCACCTCGATACGTCCCTTCTATCGCAATTTGACCGATCAGGTGAGCAGTATGTCGACAGCCATCTCTGCGGTTTCTTGTGGGCACGCGATGAAATGGATAGACGGCGGCCTGACGGATCAGCTTACCGCGCGCGGACAGGACGTCATGGCACGGGGTACATCTGTGTGACCGATCAGGCGCTATATATCACCACCTTCGGCACACTCACGCGTAAGTTCCCTACATATTCGACAGGTGGCGCACTTGGGATGTTTGCCGGGTTCGTTACTCGCGACATGGATCAGGTCAAGCCGGAGTACACCGACCAGCACTGGCGCGTACCGTGGGATTCGATCGATGGGATTCAGCCGTCTACTGACCCGCGCAAGGGGGAGTCATACGTGCGGATCCTCTCAGGGCCAAACTGGGAGTTACGCCCTCTCATAGAAGAAGATTTTGATGCGATCGTGACGTTACTTAACCGTGGACGCGCTGGCACATTGATTACCAAGATTGAGCCGCCCGCATCGCCGTCAGCCCCGGCCCCCGCGCAACCTCCGCCGCCGGCACAGGTGCAGACTCCGTCAGAAGATATCTTCGAGAAGATCAAGAAACTCGACGACTTGCGGCAGTTGGGCATTATCTCCGACGCGGAGTTCGAGGCGAAGAAGAAGGACCTGCTCGACCGGCTGTAG